Sequence from the Fusobacterium sp. JB019 genome:
TCTCTAAAAAAATTTTATAATTTTCTGATTTTAATGCCATTTCATACAATCTATTCTCAAAACCAATTTCAACATCTTGAATTTCATGCAAAGTTTCTTTATTAGAAATAATTGCATATCTTATTAATTTATAATATTGTGAAATATCTGCTAATTTTTTATTATTTTCATTTTCTAATAATATTTCTTTTGATTTATTGGATATAAATTTTTCTACATTTTCGTTATTTTTTAATAACTTTCTAATTCCAGTTGCACTTAAAATGTTTTCTTTAGCAACTAAAGAATTATAACCTACACCTTTTCTTTTTAAAGTTTTAGGATCTATATTTACTTTTAATAATTTTATTGCTCTTAAATATTCTATTCCTAAAATATCATTGGATTTAATTTCATATTCTTTCCCTAAAAAATTTTTTATCTCTTTATTATAAGCTGTAGGATAAGACAAACCACTCTTTAAATTTTTTTTTAAACTTTCAAGAAATTTAACATTATTTTCTAATTTTATGACTTCTTTAAGTTTATCTAAATTATCACTTTCTGAACCAAAAATTATTTTCTCTACTTTTAGTTCTTTTAAAATTTTTATTGAGCCTCTTGCAAAAATTTCAGCACTTTGAGTTGAATAAAAAACTGGTAATTCTACAACTATATCAACTCCTTCTAAAAGAGCCATTTTAGTTCTTTCCCATTTATTTATAATTGCTGGTTCTCCTCTTTGTACAAAATCTCCACTCATAACTCCTATAACTACATCTCCATGTTTTTTAGCTTCACTAAGATGTAATTTATGTCCATTATGAAAAGGATTGTATTCTACAACAATTCCAATTGTATTCATTTATCCCTCACTTTCATAAATTTTTAATTAGACTATAATAATTATTCTATATCATTTATAATAATTTTACAAGTTTTAAGAATTATATATTTTTCCAAAAAATAAAAAAAAGATTGGCAAGTTCTTATCCTCCCAGAGGGCTGCCCCCCAAGTACTTTCAGCGTTTATGAGCTTAACTTCTAGGTTCGGTATGTTACTAGGTGTACCCTCATAGCTATTCTTGCCAA
This genomic interval carries:
- a CDS encoding nucleotidyltransferase, translating into MNTIGIVVEYNPFHNGHKLHLSEAKKHGDVVIGVMSGDFVQRGEPAIINKWERTKMALLEGVDIVVELPVFYSTQSAEIFARGSIKILKELKVEKIIFGSESDNLDKLKEVIKLENNVKFLESLKKNLKSGLSYPTAYNKEIKNFLGKEYEIKSNDILGIEYLRAIKLLKVNIDPKTLKRKGVGYNSLVAKENILSATGIRKLLKNNENVEKFISNKSKEILLENENNKKLADISQYYKLIRYAIISNKETLHEIQDVEIGFENRLYEMALKSENYKIFLENIMTKRYTIGRIQRILIHILLSINKKDSKRLKEKLPYIRILGFSKKGRDYLNIIKKKEIKNVNILTSLKNIQKKLSVEELKYLELNEKASLIYRMINKYEDQKIPMMKEEK